A single region of the Tachyglossus aculeatus isolate mTacAcu1 chromosome X1, mTacAcu1.pri, whole genome shotgun sequence genome encodes:
- the CXCL14 gene encoding C-X-C motif chemokine 14 has product MKLVTVAFLLLFVAICSVGVDGSKCKCSRKGPKIRYSDVKKLEVKPKYPHCEEKMVIITTKSVSRYRGQEHCLHPKLQSTKKFIKWYNAWNEKRRVYEE; this is encoded by the exons ATGAAGCTGGTGACCGTcgccttcctcctgctcttcgtCGCCATATGCTCCGTGGGAGTGGATG GGTCAAAATGTAAGTGTTCAAGAAAAGGTCCAAAGATAAGATACAGCGACGTGAAGAAACTAGAAGTGAAACCCAAGTATCCTCACTGTGAAGAAAAGATGGTTAT cATAACCACAAAGAGTGTGTCACGGTACCGAGGCCAGGAACACTGCCTGCACCCCAAACTGCAGAGCACAAAGAAGTTCATTAAGTGGTACAACGCCTGGAATGAGAAGCGCAG GGTCTATGAAGAATAA